Proteins found in one Geomonas subterranea genomic segment:
- the extJ gene encoding selenite/tellurite reduction operon protein ExtJ has product MIRKTIKMLAAAVMVVSLAAAAYAAGPAKGKVTKVEGEQVTVTLEAAPPAYIKKGAMVTALGGSPKVLAVQGNEVTLKFGKAKAEKIKVDSAISLSECEGDELQGC; this is encoded by the coding sequence ATGATACGCAAAACGATCAAGATGCTGGCGGCGGCAGTGATGGTGGTGAGCCTCGCGGCTGCGGCCTATGCCGCCGGTCCCGCCAAGGGGAAGGTAACCAAGGTTGAGGGGGAGCAGGTAACCGTGACGCTGGAGGCGGCTCCGCCGGCGTACATCAAGAAAGGGGCCATGGTGACCGCTTTGGGGGGCTCCCCCAAGGTACTCGCCGTGCAAGGCAACGAGGTGACGCTGAAGTTCGGCAAGGCCAAGGCGGAAAAGATCAAGGTCGACTCCGCGATTTCCCTCTCCGAGTGCGAGGGGGATGAACTGCAGGGCTGTTG
- the extI gene encoding selenite/tellurite reduction operon porin ExtI, with protein MLKMPKISTVAGTMLGIALMAGTAFAGPKMTFGPNDEGALQLDYKGQFQMTFRDLGSGDNNEDTTMNFNFRRNRLALMGKYGDMMSIYVQTEYTDDQNLTPLDVSPTNRGSEFQLLDAVVRFKIDNAFRVNVGKFKYNLSRENLEACEMPLTLDRSLFIRAPFTTTRDTGVAVWGNLFNDMFQYRLDAMEGRKAVSGDTAPASKFRYSARAHVTLLDPENDYGYKGTYLGKKKVATFGAAYQFEPDVAYGNTVLKSDKKDYKAWTFDAFVEYPVEALGTFTVSGAYEKIDLDDAYLGDNPDVDVTGINGEKNGYYLKAGYMLPNLPLQLFVRHENWKFANLNGIYDQRIFWTGGGVNYYLRDQNLKLTFEANSTGFRRGSGTQADRTEDFMTYVTQLQVIF; from the coding sequence ATGCTGAAAATGCCTAAGATATCGACCGTCGCCGGGACGATGCTGGGGATAGCCCTCATGGCCGGCACTGCCTTCGCCGGACCCAAAATGACCTTCGGCCCAAACGACGAGGGGGCGCTGCAGCTGGACTACAAGGGCCAGTTCCAGATGACCTTCCGTGACCTCGGCTCGGGCGACAACAACGAAGACACCACGATGAACTTCAACTTCCGCCGCAACCGCCTGGCCCTCATGGGCAAGTACGGCGACATGATGTCGATCTACGTCCAGACCGAGTACACCGACGACCAGAACCTGACCCCGCTGGACGTTTCACCGACCAACCGCGGCTCGGAGTTCCAGCTCCTGGACGCAGTGGTCCGCTTCAAGATCGACAACGCCTTCCGGGTGAACGTCGGCAAGTTCAAGTACAACCTCTCCCGTGAAAACCTGGAAGCCTGCGAGATGCCACTGACACTGGACCGCTCGCTTTTCATCCGCGCCCCCTTCACCACCACGCGGGACACCGGCGTCGCGGTATGGGGCAACCTGTTCAACGACATGTTCCAGTACCGCCTCGACGCCATGGAAGGGCGCAAGGCGGTCTCGGGAGACACCGCGCCTGCCTCCAAGTTCCGCTACTCGGCGCGCGCTCACGTGACCCTGCTCGACCCGGAAAACGACTACGGCTACAAGGGGACCTACCTGGGCAAGAAGAAGGTCGCCACCTTCGGTGCCGCGTACCAGTTCGAGCCCGACGTCGCCTATGGCAACACCGTCCTGAAGAGCGACAAGAAGGACTACAAGGCCTGGACCTTCGACGCCTTCGTCGAGTACCCGGTCGAGGCGCTGGGCACCTTCACCGTTTCGGGCGCCTACGAGAAGATCGACCTGGACGATGCCTACCTGGGTGACAACCCGGATGTCGACGTGACCGGCATCAACGGCGAGAAAAACGGCTACTACCTGAAAGCGGGATACATGCTCCCGAACCTGCCGCTGCAGCTCTTCGTCAGGCACGAGAACTGGAAGTTCGCCAACCTGAACGGGATCTACGACCAGCGCATCTTCTGGACCGGCGGCGGCGTGAACTACTACCTGCGCGACCAGAACCTGAAGCTCACCTTCGAGGCCAACTCGACCGGCTTCCGCCGCGGCAGCGGCACGCAGGCAGACAGGACCGAGGACTTCATGACCTACGTGACCCAGCTGCAGGTGATTTTCTAG
- a CDS encoding LysR family transcriptional regulator: MDFTNLKTLVVSVECGSFSKAAEILCVTQSAVSRRIKILEDHYGQLLLDRSGLALKPTDAGHLLVEKARQVLKMEQEFLHDLQMLARKRKISFCCTAPFGISYLPDIFTRFMSRNSETSQLSFVFDMPEGALKGLKEKLYDLVLIEFCEDLNLDEFAAYPLPDDEMVFVSRPGFGIEAKVVDVETMLGQRLYCKKSGCCARRFLEKSMQGIGRDAVEFRNTVYFDDIPFIIKAVQAGEGVTFISRSVVAAHLADGSLVSHRVEGFAPARPRRLVMEKNRSLDPTLSDLIEGIFHRFSLTPPQELAPR, encoded by the coding sequence ATGGATTTCACCAACCTGAAAACTCTCGTAGTTTCGGTCGAGTGCGGCAGCTTCTCCAAGGCGGCCGAGATCCTCTGTGTGACGCAGTCCGCCGTTTCCCGGAGGATAAAGATCCTCGAGGATCACTACGGCCAACTACTTTTGGACCGCTCCGGCCTCGCGCTGAAACCGACCGACGCCGGACACCTGCTTGTCGAGAAGGCTCGGCAGGTGCTGAAGATGGAACAGGAATTCCTCCACGACCTTCAGATGCTTGCGCGCAAGCGCAAGATCTCCTTCTGCTGCACCGCCCCCTTCGGCATCTCCTATCTCCCGGACATCTTCACCCGCTTCATGTCGCGTAACTCCGAGACCAGCCAACTGAGCTTCGTCTTCGATATGCCCGAGGGGGCCCTGAAGGGGCTAAAGGAAAAGCTGTACGACCTGGTGCTGATCGAATTCTGCGAGGATCTGAATCTCGACGAGTTCGCGGCCTACCCGCTGCCCGACGACGAGATGGTATTCGTGAGCAGGCCCGGCTTCGGCATCGAGGCCAAGGTCGTCGATGTGGAAACCATGCTCGGCCAGCGCCTGTACTGCAAGAAATCCGGCTGCTGCGCCCGGCGTTTCCTGGAGAAGAGCATGCAGGGGATTGGCCGCGACGCGGTGGAGTTCCGCAACACGGTCTACTTCGACGACATCCCCTTCATCATCAAGGCGGTGCAGGCCGGCGAGGGGGTGACCTTCATTTCCCGCAGCGTCGTCGCCGCGCACCTGGCCGACGGCTCCCTGGTCAGCCACCGCGTCGAGGGGTTCGCTCCGGCGCGGCCGCGACGCCTGGTCATGGAGAAGAACCGCAGCCTCGACCCGACCCTCTCAGACCTCATCGAAGGGATCTTCCACAGGTTCTCTCTGACCCCGCCCCAGGAACTGGCGCCACGGTGA
- the extH gene encoding selenite/tellurite reduction operon rhodanese-like protein ExtH — protein MSEKMMQKSRLLLFSLLGLIAVAALSIWGCGGTSYDNPAEKAVTTKTATALITAADLKGWIDAGLVNKSGGYDRVVILDVSNNDPDTSNKYNTVGHIPGAQLISTGSAAFMDNTRAEGPFNVTGSMVVTGAAMDTLIQNAGIDGNTTVVFTNNATNTVNVARAYTTFRYWGFAKNRLKVLQGGNAGWVAAGYQLTKAVPTVAKSSFGVAQNGTTRVNTDMRVSLPEMIGYVQGIVAGNAAKVTLVDTVRGATNPLATISSTTDLLVSGNAYTPFDGAIKGSYSYGAPAMVAPAGTLNFKDAATIKADLAAALGTDGVATLGAAGRDATRTFISFCRAGNYASVGFFVLDGIAYYNDPTVDVKWYDGSYGQWNLLASSDRTAVNTAGATVAAGGKLAVGSIWDTTSLMDNLTWNVSRFHTGTTQRIIVDYGARVYAVEPSFAEGNQIETADRAYRSTVSAPSSGGSSSGGGGC, from the coding sequence ATGTCGGAGAAGATGATGCAAAAGAGCAGATTACTGCTGTTCTCGCTGCTCGGTCTGATCGCCGTAGCGGCTCTCAGCATCTGGGGGTGCGGGGGTACCAGTTATGACAACCCCGCGGAGAAGGCAGTTACGACCAAGACCGCTACAGCACTGATAACCGCGGCCGACCTGAAAGGGTGGATCGACGCCGGTCTGGTGAACAAGTCGGGGGGGTATGACCGGGTGGTGATTCTCGATGTCTCCAACAACGACCCCGACACATCCAACAAGTACAACACCGTGGGGCACATCCCCGGCGCACAGCTGATCTCCACCGGGTCCGCAGCCTTTATGGACAATACCCGTGCCGAGGGTCCCTTCAACGTCACCGGGAGCATGGTCGTGACCGGCGCAGCGATGGATACCCTGATCCAGAATGCCGGCATCGATGGCAACACCACCGTCGTCTTCACCAACAACGCGACCAACACGGTCAACGTGGCCCGCGCCTATACGACGTTCCGCTACTGGGGCTTTGCCAAAAACCGGCTCAAGGTCCTCCAGGGGGGAAATGCGGGATGGGTTGCGGCCGGCTACCAGCTGACCAAGGCCGTCCCCACCGTCGCCAAGTCGAGCTTCGGCGTGGCACAAAACGGCACCACCAGGGTCAACACCGACATGCGCGTATCCCTGCCGGAGATGATCGGCTACGTGCAGGGCATAGTTGCGGGGAACGCCGCCAAGGTGACCCTGGTCGACACGGTGCGTGGCGCTACGAACCCGTTGGCCACCATCTCCTCTACCACGGACCTCCTTGTGAGCGGTAACGCCTACACGCCGTTTGATGGCGCCATCAAGGGGTCGTACTCCTACGGCGCTCCGGCGATGGTCGCGCCGGCCGGTACCCTCAACTTCAAGGATGCCGCCACCATAAAAGCGGACCTCGCAGCGGCACTGGGTACCGACGGCGTGGCGACCCTTGGCGCGGCAGGGCGCGATGCCACCAGGACCTTCATCTCCTTCTGCCGGGCCGGCAACTACGCATCGGTGGGCTTCTTCGTCCTCGACGGCATCGCCTATTACAACGATCCCACCGTGGACGTGAAATGGTATGACGGCTCTTATGGCCAATGGAACCTCCTGGCGTCATCGGACCGCACCGCGGTCAACACGGCGGGCGCCACCGTGGCGGCAGGCGGCAAGCTTGCGGTCGGCTCGATCTGGGACACCACCTCGTTGATGGACAACCTGACCTGGAACGTGAGCCGTTTCCACACCGGCACGACCCAGCGCATCATCGTCGATTACGGCGCACGGGTGTACGCGGTCGAGCCGAGCTTCGCGGAAGGGAACCAGATCGAGACTGCCGACCGGGCCTATCGAAGCACCGTGAGCGCCCCGTCGTCGGGGGGCTCAAGCAGCGGCGGTGGCGGCTGCTAG